From the genome of uncultured Bacteroides sp.:
GTTCTTTATCTGCTGTATTAGCGATTTTCACGATATAAGCTTTTTCGTTTTTATCCCATACAGCACTTGCATAAAGTTCATCCTGACCAGTTACCGGCTTTTTATCCATAGTCAAAGAAAGAACATTGGTTCCTTTATTGTATGCGTAAAGTTGCTGAACATAGTAATTCACAGAACGTACACTGCTCATATTATCAAACCAGATTAAGTCCGGACGCCACTGCCATCCTTTTACATGTGCAAAAAGCGGAGCATAAGTAGCCATGTGAACCACATCGGCGTTACGTTCCAGTCCGGTCATAAACGCTGCTTCACAAAGAGCTGCATCGAAATTATTCTTTTTATTCTGTGCATGGCAGGCATATTCACCGGCAAACACCTTCGGACCTTTTCTGTCGTAATTATCATAGCGAGCAGCCTGAGTTAAGAACCATTTTTGAGAACGATAGAAATGCTCGTCAACCAGGTCAACTTTCAGACGTTTCATTTCCGGCCACAAATAATCGAACTTATCACCTTCAGAATCAGGGCCAGAAGATCCGATGATACGAATTTTTGGATAGGCTTTACGGATAGCTTTGATAAATGGTTCCAGATGTTCTGGATATTCTTTTCCCCATTGCTCATTACCTACAGCAAGAAGTTTCAGGTTAAACGGAGCTGGATGACCCATATCTGCACGTAATTTACCCCACTTAGTAGTAACATCACCATTAGCAAACTCAATTAAATCGAGCGCGTCCTGAATATAACAATCCAACTTATCAACAGGCACATGAGCTTTTGAGTCTTTATTCTGGAACTGACAAGCAAGTCCGCAATTAATTACAGGAAGAGGCTCTGCTCCAATTTCTTCTGACAATAAGAAATATTCATAGAATCCCAATCCATAAGTTTGGAAATAATCCGGATAAAAACGGTTGGTAAAAGTATATTGCCAACGGTTAGTATTAAGCGGGCGGTTCTCAACAGGACCTACCGAATTTTTCCAATTATAACGAGTATCAATATCAGTACCTTCAACAATACATCCACCTGGGAAGCGGAACACACCCGGTTTCAAATCGGCAAGAGCCTGCACAAGGTCTTTGCGCAAACCACCTTCACGACCTTTCCATGTATCAACCGGGAAAAGAGAAACGTGATCCATATCAATATCTCCTTTTGATGTAAGGAAGATTCTGACCAAAGCTTTTGCATCGGTTTCCGGTGAAGTAAGAACTACTTCGTATTTCTTCCAGTCGGCAGAAGTTACATTCAATGTTTGTTTTGCAACCGGATTATTATTTGAGTTTACAAGTTCTATTCTAAAACTTTGAGATTCACCACCCTGAGGAAGGCGAGCCCATACACTAAAACGATATTGAGCATCTTTCTTAATACCTACACCAAAGAAACCTTCGTTTTCAAGTCCTGTTTGTTTATCAGGGTGTCCCGGATTTGAAAGGCGCACATAGTGTGGATTCTTATCAAAAGCTGGATTATCAGTACGAACTTCAACATTACCGAATGATTTCCAACCCAGCAAATTCTGAGTAAACTCAAAGGAACGGTTCTTTATCAGTTCAGCATATAAGCCACCATCGGCGCCGAAATTGATATCTTCAAAGAAGAGTCCATACATTGTTGATTGTATTTCCGCCCCGGGCTTACTGGTTTTTACAACCATCTCATGCTCGGTTTGTGCATTTAATGACATCCCCATGCAAAGGACTAAAGCAGATAATAATGATCTGTGCATTCTCATAATTAATATATTAGTTTTTAGTTTGTATTCATTTTATATGTTTCCCCCAGACTGACCGACCATGACTATCCAATCCTGTAAAGAGAATTGTCTCCGTCTGGTTTTCCCAATCGTGTCCGGCAAAAGTAACCAAATTATTTATTTCCTCACCATTCAAAACCAGTTTAGTTAATGATTTAGATGAATCAAAAGACCAGGAACTATTAGCACGATCTTTTATACTATTGTCTTCTTGCAACACTATATGCAAAGAATAATTCTGCTCTGTTTTATTAAGTCGTCCTTCTCCCCAAAGAATCTGTCCGGCTTCTAACTTTTTGTCATGTTTTGGCTCATTTATGCGAATCACTTCCCATTCGCCAAGCAGATCTTTATCTTTAATCTTTATCGAACTACTTCCAGCATATCTTTCAGGAGAAACAACCGGCCATCCATCGGGATTAAAGAACATTTCTCTAGTGTGCAGCACCATTAACATATTATCCGGTGAAAGGCGACCTTGATGAAACATGAAATATTTACCTTTTTCATCGGTAGTTACTCCGCAATGAGCAGTTCCAGCCCACCCCACATGATTATTAAAACAATACGGAGCAGTAAGTATTGGAAATATATCCGTTGTATCAGACATTGCCTTACCAAAGAAATCGGTAAAAGGTCCTTCCGGCTTATCAGCTCTTCCTACCCTGACATTATAAGTGGTCATCAATGGATCATAGGATACAAACAGATAATACTTTTTAAACTGAGGATTATATACAATTTCGGGAGCTTCCATATTATCAACTTTATAATTGGCTCTGCGCGCAACCAAATGTCCTAAATCTGCGTTTTTCATTGCTAATCCTGTTTCCGGATTTAGCTGAACACAATAAAGACCTCCAAAGAATGAGCCGTAATGCATCCACATTTTTCCATTGGAGGGATCAACGATAACAGTTGGGTCAATGGCGTTCATGGGCGTTTCTTTATTTGTACGGACTACACATCCTTTCTGAATCCAAGGCCCTTCTGGTGAAGACGACTCGGCTAAGCCTATATATGAATTCTTCTGCCCGAAAGCAGATACACAATAATAAAGTCTGTAACTCTTTCCATGCTTAATGATATAAGGTGCCCAAATATTAGTAGCCCCTTTTCCTTCAGAATTACTTCTCACCCACTCCACCGCTTCACGAGGAATTTCGGGGAAAGCCCATCCTTCAAATTCCCAATGAACCAAATCTCTGGATTTACGCACCTGTATATATCCTAATGGAACATTATGTTTTTTTGCTTCATCCTTATTTTCACCATAAATTGCATCTGTTGAATACATGTAATAAGTATCACCAAACTTCTTACAAGCAGGATCGTGAACGTTGTAGGTTCCCCACTTCTTATAGTTTTC
Proteins encoded in this window:
- a CDS encoding alpha-L-arabinofuranosidase C-terminal domain-containing protein, producing the protein MRMHRSLLSALVLCMGMSLNAQTEHEMVVKTSKPGAEIQSTMYGLFFEDINFGADGGLYAELIKNRSFEFTQNLLGWKSFGNVEVRTDNPAFDKNPHYVRLSNPGHPDKQTGLENEGFFGVGIKKDAQYRFSVWARLPQGGESQSFRIELVNSNNNPVAKQTLNVTSADWKKYEVVLTSPETDAKALVRIFLTSKGDIDMDHVSLFPVDTWKGREGGLRKDLVQALADLKPGVFRFPGGCIVEGTDIDTRYNWKNSVGPVENRPLNTNRWQYTFTNRFYPDYFQTYGLGFYEYFLLSEEIGAEPLPVINCGLACQFQNKDSKAHVPVDKLDCYIQDALDLIEFANGDVTTKWGKLRADMGHPAPFNLKLLAVGNEQWGKEYPEHLEPFIKAIRKAYPKIRIIGSSGPDSEGDKFDYLWPEMKRLKVDLVDEHFYRSQKWFLTQAARYDNYDRKGPKVFAGEYACHAQNKKNNFDAALCEAAFMTGLERNADVVHMATYAPLFAHVKGWQWRPDLIWFDNMSSVRSVNYYVQQLYAYNKGTNVLSLTMDKKPVTGQDELYASAVWDKNEKAYIVKIANTADKEQNIRVVLDGIKKGQLTSGTVTLLHSSDLDAENTLANPNTVLPQKEDIQIEGNVLNVKLGAKTFAVYKFVKK
- a CDS encoding arabinan endo-1,5-alpha-L-arabinosidase, translating into MKKHQDLHLRVFFTLIVVTVMLSCKSSSDLKIIPASNPWPDNYLFLSGMENYKKWGTYNVHDPACKKFGDTYYMYSTDAIYGENKDEAKKHNVPLGYIQVRKSRDLVHWEFEGWAFPEIPREAVEWVRSNSEGKGATNIWAPYIIKHGKSYRLYYCVSAFGQKNSYIGLAESSSPEGPWIQKGCVVRTNKETPMNAIDPTVIVDPSNGKMWMHYGSFFGGLYCVQLNPETGLAMKNADLGHLVARRANYKVDNMEAPEIVYNPQFKKYYLFVSYDPLMTTYNVRVGRADKPEGPFTDFFGKAMSDTTDIFPILTAPYCFNNHVGWAGTAHCGVTTDEKGKYFMFHQGRLSPDNMLMVLHTREMFFNPDGWPVVSPERYAGSSSIKIKDKDLLGEWEVIRINEPKHDKKLEAGQILWGEGRLNKTEQNYSLHIVLQEDNSIKDRANSSWSFDSSKSLTKLVLNGEEINNLVTFAGHDWENQTETILFTGLDSHGRSVWGKHIK